Below is a window of Acidobacteriota bacterium DNA.
CCGTAGACGTTGTAAAAGGGCTCTTCGTTGTCGACTTCCACCCGGTAGAACTGGACGATGGGCAGGTTGGCCTTGTGGGTCCAGGTCTCACCGCGGTCGTAACTCTCGTAAAGTCCGCCGTCGCCGCCGATGAGCAGGTAGTTGGGCTGGCCCGGATCGATGTAGAGGGCGTGGTCGTCGACGTGGCGGTTGCGGTTGCTGAGGCGCTCGAGTGTGCGTCCGCCGTCTTCCGACACCCAGGTGAAGGTGTTGAGGGTGTAGATGCGGTCGGGGTCGACGGGATCGGCCACGATCTGGCTGTAGTAGAAGGCGGTGGCGTCAAAGGGGTTGCGCCGCTCCCAGGTGGCCCCGCGGTCTTGGCTGCGGAAGATGCCGCCCTTGTCCTCGGCGGCTTCGACCTGGGCGTAGACGACGTCGGGATTGGCCGGGGAGACGGCCAGGCCGATGCGGCCCATGTCGACGCTGGGCAGTCCGCTGGTCAGCTCGGTCCAGGTGGCTCCGCCGTCGGTCGATTTGTGGATGCCGCTCTCGGGTCCGCCGTCGATCATGGTCCAGACGCGGCGGCGGCGCTGGTAGGCGGCGGCGTAGAGCACGTCGGGATGGCGCGGGTCCATGGCCACGTCGCTGACGCCGGTGTGCTCGCTGATCTCCAACACCTTGCTCCAGTTGGCCCCGCCGTCGGTGGTCTTGTAGAGTCCGCGGTCGCCGCCCGCTCCCCACAGCGGACCCTGGGCCGCCACGTAAACAATGTTGCCGTCCTCGGGATGCACCAGGATGCGTCCGATGTGCTCGGACTGCTTGAGTCCCATGTGCTTCCAGCTCTTGCCGCCGTCCAAGCTCTTGTAGATGCCGTCGCCGTAGGAGACGCTGCGCTGCGAATTGCGTTCGCCCGTCCCCACCCAGACGATGTTGGGGTTGCCGGGATCGAGTGCCACGTCGCCGATGGAGTAGGAGCCCTGCTTGTCGAAGATGGGCGTCCAGGTGGCGCCGTTGTTCTCGGTCTTCCAGACGCCTCCCGAGGCCACGCCCAGGTAGTAGAGATGACGCTTCTCGGGGTGGACGGCGATGGCGCCGATGCGTCCGCCGGTAACCGCCGGGCCGATGGAGCGCAGCTCGAGGCCGCCGAAGGCGGACGAGTTGAGGCGGCTTTTATCTTCTTCGGCTTCCGCACCCTGTTCCTGCTCGTCCTGCTCCGGTTCCTGAGCGGTCATCGAGAGCGGCAGCCACAGACAAATCAGCATCAACAAATGCAATACGGCAACATTCTTCTTCACGAGCCCTCCTTTGAGTGCCGGATTATAATCGCCGCCGTAACACCCGCCAACCCTTGGGCGAATCGGAACTACCCAAGGCGAAACTTAGTCACAATTCTCGACAGAGTATTCTCTCGTTCCTACCTCATTTTAGTGCGGACGGAGCCAGGGGGCGTATAATGGCCAGAGTTATTCAAGGTTCTCAGCGCCCGAGCAGAACGTCCATTGGGAGGCAGATGTCAAGATCGACGGCCAGAAGCAAAAGCTCGTCCGCCTCTTCCCCCCGGAGGGCCCGGAGGACGCATGGCCGGCACCATGGGCGCCAAGCAACTCGAATTCAGCGTTAACTGATCAGCAAACAAAGGGAAAACACCATGCGCCGAATCCTCACGGTTCTGCTCGCGGGAGTCCTGGGAGGATCGATCCTCCCCGCACAGGAGCCCGACGACAAGACGCCTCTGTTCCGCGTCAACTCCGAGCGGGTCATTATCGAATTTCTGGCCTTGAGCAAGAGAGGACGCTTTGTCGACGACTTGACTCTGGACGAGATCGAAGTCGAAATCGACGGCAAGAAACAAAAGCTCCTTCATCTGCTTCCGCCTATGCCCGGTGACCAGGCGGCTGCCGACGGTTCGGCCATGTCATCGGCGCGAGAGGTCGATCCCCAGGCCCCCGACGACCCCGCCTTCCGCCGTCAGCTTTCCAAGCGCACCGTGATCCTGCTCGACAGCCGCACCATCGATGCGGCCAACTTCTACCGTTCGGTGGTAGCCATCAAGGGCTTTATCGGGCAGTCTCTGGAAGCCGACCACTTCGTCATGCTGGCCGAAATCGACCGCAAGCTGAACGTAGTCGCGCCCTTCACCCAGGACCGCGGGGTGTTGCTGAAGGCCGTCAACAGCCTGCAGCCGGGTACGCTCTTCAACCCCACCGGCACCTCCAGGGCCAGCGGCATCCCCGACGCCGGCTATATCGATGAACTGCTGGAGCAGATGCACTACCTGCGCAACGGGATGCGGGAGTTGGTGCACGCCGTCTCTTCTCATCCCGGACGCAAGCACGTAGTCTTCTTCTCGGAAGGCTATCCAATGAATCCGCTCAAGGACATCGAGTTCTTTGCCCGCTCTGCCGTGGCCTCCTCGAGGAACAGCCAGACCCGCATGAACGCTTCGCGCAACGCCGCCGTGGCCAAGGATCCGCAGGTCAAGGAGACGATCGAGGAGATCGTCTCCCTCTCCAACGCCTATGGCATCAGCTTCTATACGGTTGACGCCCGCGGACTGGTGGGCGTGCCGGGCATCGGCGCCTACAATCCCTCCGACCCCAATTCCGAGAGTCCTTCGATTTTCTCCCAGGTCGAGGGAAGGACCAACACCGATGAGTTGTTCGTCGACGTGGCCGAACGCTTCCGCACCATCACGGGCGACGGAGCGGAAGGCGACATCCCCGTGCAGCTCTTCGACACCACCCGCATCGACGACATCACCGACAGCCAGGACGCTCTGGTGGCCCTGGCGGCGGGAACCAACGGTTCGGCTTTTTACAACAGCAACGACCTGGGCGCCGTGCTG
It encodes the following:
- a CDS encoding VWA domain-containing protein, with protein sequence MRRILTVLLAGVLGGSILPAQEPDDKTPLFRVNSERVIIEFLALSKRGRFVDDLTLDEIEVEIDGKKQKLLHLLPPMPGDQAAADGSAMSSAREVDPQAPDDPAFRRQLSKRTVILLDSRTIDAANFYRSVVAIKGFIGQSLEADHFVMLAEIDRKLNVVAPFTQDRGVLLKAVNSLQPGTLFNPTGTSRASGIPDAGYIDELLEQMHYLRNGMRELVHAVSSHPGRKHVVFFSEGYPMNPLKDIEFFARSAVASSRNSQTRMNASRNAAVAKDPQVKETIEEIVSLSNAYGISFYTVDARGLVGVPGIGAYNPSDPNSESPSIFSQVEGRTNTDELFVDVAERFRTITGDGAEGDIPVQLFDTTRIDDITDSQDALVALAAGTNGSAFYNSNDLGAVLVASTAEQSHVYLAAVEPKKLRKGKDRFHKIKVKTTRQDVLIRSQKGFVDFSTRDLARARLAFAFQSPARFQGLRPIAEVQRKGDKMEAVFGISGGQISSDMTRDGRRVELVFLG